A DNA window from Mesorhizobium sp. C432A contains the following coding sequences:
- the rnhA gene encoding ribonuclease HI, whose amino-acid sequence MNDTKAYHSGQHIIIHTDGACIGNPGPGGWAAIVQLLEGSKELKRKALTGSARKTTNNRMELMAAIEALKLVTSGKPVVLRSDSQYVVKGITERLPDWIARGWRTAGKTPVKNRELWEELSALVEVRSVAWEWVRGHNGDPVNEEADRLANAAARMAC is encoded by the coding sequence ATGAACGATACCAAGGCCTATCATTCAGGCCAGCACATTATCATCCATACCGATGGCGCGTGCATCGGCAATCCTGGCCCGGGTGGCTGGGCGGCAATTGTCCAATTGCTGGAAGGCTCGAAAGAGCTGAAGCGCAAGGCGCTGACTGGTTCGGCCCGCAAGACGACGAACAACCGAATGGAACTGATGGCGGCGATTGAGGCGCTTAAACTTGTGACGAGCGGCAAGCCCGTGGTGTTGCGCAGCGACAGCCAATATGTCGTGAAGGGCATAACTGAGCGGTTGCCCGACTGGATTGCCAGGGGCTGGCGGACCGCCGGCAAGACGCCCGTTAAGAACAGGGAGCTTTGGGAAGAGCTGAGTGCACTCGTAGAAGTCCGTTCTGTGGCTTGGGAGTGGGTGCGCGGACACAACGGCGATCCGGTCAACGAGGAAGCCGATAGGCTCGCCAATGCGGCCGCTCGGATGGCTTGCTAG
- a CDS encoding caspase family protein gives MCAAIAAALVCLCAFGPALAEEPKALKGVALIIGQSDYQHVGKLPNPENDARAIEEMFDRLGFETNVATNRDARKLRRDLEGFVDDAEGADVAIIYYSGHGIEAGGENYLVPVDADISALDNAGEKLVPLSSIVAELKAKVPVTIVLLDACRNDPFPPGTLLKLAPGDQGKPIGAGGLGETRGVVSLKGGADAKGSVDGSLGQVIAFAAEPGKVALDGPADGNSPYAAAILRHIDTMGGEEFGTVLRMIGEEVYLKTNGQQRPWVNESLRRLLYFGTPAEAPKGDEGEILRERRQLLLTISTLPDPERRQIETISRDGKVPMDGLYAMLKALGVDIPKDPAELDKLLRGQTERLKHVLAERETLKNPDPEIARLSKLAEQAVQEGALEAAQKFNEQAKARIGELSSTVDQAEAELKAKRLEFAKVFASSARTYEISFNFKEAAQDYAKAYEQAAKWSDEDAFYYKAAEANALSEQGDFSGDNAYLAQALTAYEQALTYVTREKLPLLWAATQNNMGATLATLGEREAGRDNLDKAAAAYEQALTVYTHDAYPDDWASTYGNLGTVYWRLGQRENGTALLERAVAAFRSALEVQSSKKLPLEWAATQNNLGIVLSEIGERQTTSDSFRAAISAHRAALTEYRRDRVPLDWALSQINLGVVLASLGAREKDVPTLEQSVAAFQAAAEEMTRERAPAQWATIQNNLSTAFESIGEINGDIAALQRAREAAEAALSVRTREHAAASWANGQLTLGNALQRLGAKQKNKELLLQAATAYQAALSEYPREKLPLDWASLQQNLGSVNDTLGDLDTGTDYYIQAVTAYRQAWEVYTATAAPGEFASIGYSLAGTLSNWGERAGDISTLRQAIDVYGQVLRVRTRDKDPANWAKTEFRLGCALMMSGKLASDDQLLQQSVDALRAALDGQTKGGDVTEIGQTRRVLGQTLSILGDDTSNLDLLAQAADMLEAALPAYSKDADPEEWANINYDLGFAVYSQGRIGGDATFYAKAVQSFETAARIYDGFPNRMQWARTKGDIGNALLMAADGKDVELLTRAIAAYDAALSVVTRENALAVWENNQNNLAGGLSSLGYWANDVGKLKRAAQIYRDLATVRTIARDPDLWITNQTSLAQTLSMIAAREPSAELYEEAIVVNRALAEQLGRDRDPERWANARNEMGYALTMAGRAENNVAHFEEAVLVLREAIVVQKKINSVPAVAFTQDSLCDVLADLGAAHKDKAMAQEAIAACQDALVVFRERKMDDLAAGSEKNLAEAQALLAELH, from the coding sequence ATGTGCGCGGCAATTGCCGCAGCACTGGTGTGCCTATGCGCGTTTGGCCCCGCTTTGGCTGAAGAGCCGAAGGCGCTGAAAGGCGTCGCGCTCATCATCGGTCAGTCCGACTACCAGCATGTCGGCAAACTGCCCAATCCGGAAAACGACGCCCGCGCCATCGAGGAGATGTTCGACAGGCTCGGCTTCGAGACCAATGTCGCCACCAACCGCGACGCGCGCAAATTGCGGCGCGATCTCGAAGGCTTCGTCGACGATGCCGAGGGCGCCGATGTCGCCATCATCTACTATTCCGGCCACGGCATCGAAGCCGGCGGCGAGAATTATCTGGTCCCTGTCGATGCCGATATCTCGGCGCTCGACAATGCCGGCGAAAAGCTGGTGCCGCTGTCGTCCATCGTCGCCGAACTGAAGGCCAAGGTGCCGGTCACCATCGTTCTGCTGGACGCCTGCCGCAACGATCCGTTCCCGCCGGGCACGCTCCTGAAGCTGGCGCCGGGCGACCAAGGCAAGCCGATCGGCGCCGGCGGTCTCGGGGAAACGCGCGGCGTGGTTTCCCTGAAGGGCGGCGCCGACGCCAAGGGCTCGGTCGACGGCAGCCTCGGCCAGGTCATCGCCTTTGCCGCCGAGCCCGGCAAGGTTGCGCTGGACGGTCCGGCCGATGGCAACAGCCCCTATGCGGCAGCGATCCTGCGCCACATCGACACGATGGGCGGCGAGGAATTCGGCACCGTTCTGCGCATGATCGGCGAGGAGGTCTATCTCAAGACCAACGGCCAGCAGCGGCCCTGGGTCAATGAGAGCCTGCGCCGGCTGCTCTATTTCGGTACCCCCGCCGAGGCACCGAAAGGCGATGAGGGCGAAATCCTCAGGGAGCGGCGCCAGCTCCTGCTGACCATCTCGACGCTACCCGATCCGGAGCGCCGCCAGATCGAAACCATATCGCGTGACGGCAAGGTGCCGATGGATGGGCTTTACGCCATGCTGAAGGCGCTCGGGGTCGACATACCCAAGGATCCGGCTGAGCTCGACAAGCTGCTGCGTGGCCAGACCGAACGGCTGAAACACGTGTTGGCCGAACGCGAGACTTTGAAAAACCCGGACCCCGAAATTGCCAGGCTATCGAAACTCGCCGAACAGGCGGTTCAGGAAGGCGCGCTCGAAGCGGCGCAGAAATTCAACGAGCAGGCCAAGGCCCGCATCGGCGAACTTTCGTCTACGGTCGACCAGGCCGAGGCCGAGCTGAAGGCAAAGCGGCTCGAATTCGCAAAGGTTTTCGCCAGCAGCGCCAGAACCTACGAGATTTCCTTCAACTTCAAGGAGGCGGCTCAGGACTACGCCAAGGCCTATGAGCAGGCCGCGAAATGGAGCGACGAAGATGCGTTCTACTACAAGGCGGCAGAGGCCAACGCTCTGTCGGAACAAGGGGACTTCTCCGGCGACAATGCGTATCTCGCCCAGGCCCTGACAGCCTATGAACAGGCATTGACCTATGTCACCCGCGAAAAGTTGCCGCTGCTTTGGGCGGCCACCCAGAACAATATGGGCGCCACGCTTGCTACTTTGGGCGAACGGGAAGCCGGCCGCGACAACCTCGACAAGGCAGCTGCCGCCTATGAGCAGGCGCTGACCGTCTATACGCATGACGCCTACCCTGACGACTGGGCATCGACCTATGGCAATCTGGGCACGGTCTACTGGCGGCTCGGCCAGCGCGAGAACGGGACGGCACTGCTTGAGCGGGCAGTCGCGGCCTTCCGCTCGGCGCTCGAGGTACAGTCGTCGAAAAAACTGCCGCTTGAATGGGCGGCGACGCAGAACAATCTCGGCATCGTGCTGTCCGAGATCGGCGAACGCCAGACCACATCGGACAGTTTTCGCGCAGCGATATCGGCGCATCGCGCCGCGCTGACAGAATATCGCCGGGATCGCGTACCGCTCGACTGGGCATTGAGCCAGATCAATCTGGGTGTCGTTCTGGCGAGCCTCGGCGCGCGCGAAAAGGATGTACCGACGCTTGAGCAATCGGTCGCGGCCTTCCAGGCGGCGGCTGAGGAGATGACCAGGGAACGCGCGCCGGCGCAATGGGCGACGATCCAGAACAATTTGAGCACCGCATTCGAGTCGATCGGCGAGATCAACGGCGATATCGCCGCGTTGCAGCGCGCGCGGGAGGCGGCGGAGGCAGCGCTTTCGGTTCGGACGCGCGAGCACGCCGCGGCGAGCTGGGCGAACGGCCAGCTGACGCTGGGCAACGCCTTGCAGCGCCTCGGCGCCAAGCAGAAGAACAAGGAACTGCTGCTGCAGGCAGCCACCGCGTACCAGGCCGCTCTGTCCGAATATCCGCGTGAGAAACTGCCGCTTGACTGGGCTTCGCTGCAGCAGAATCTGGGATCGGTCAACGACACGCTCGGCGATCTCGATACGGGAACCGATTACTACATTCAGGCGGTGACCGCGTATCGTCAGGCATGGGAGGTCTATACCGCAACCGCCGCGCCGGGCGAGTTCGCTTCGATTGGTTACAGCCTTGCAGGCACGCTATCGAACTGGGGCGAACGCGCGGGGGACATCTCGACCCTGCGGCAGGCGATCGATGTCTACGGTCAGGTGCTCAGGGTTCGCACCCGCGACAAGGACCCAGCCAATTGGGCCAAGACGGAATTCCGCCTCGGCTGCGCGTTGATGATGTCAGGCAAGCTGGCCTCTGACGATCAACTGCTGCAGCAATCGGTCGACGCGCTGCGGGCGGCGCTCGACGGGCAGACGAAAGGCGGTGATGTCACGGAGATCGGCCAGACGCGGCGCGTGCTCGGCCAGACCCTGTCGATCCTGGGCGACGATACATCCAACCTGGACTTGCTGGCGCAAGCAGCCGACATGCTGGAAGCCGCGCTCCCCGCCTACTCCAAGGACGCCGACCCGGAGGAGTGGGCCAATATCAATTACGACCTCGGCTTTGCCGTCTACAGCCAGGGCCGGATTGGTGGCGACGCCACGTTCTACGCCAAGGCCGTGCAGAGCTTCGAGACGGCAGCGCGGATCTACGACGGTTTTCCCAACCGCATGCAATGGGCGCGCACCAAGGGCGATATCGGCAATGCCTTGCTGATGGCCGCGGACGGCAAGGACGTCGAGTTGCTCACCCGCGCGATTGCCGCCTATGACGCAGCGCTCAGCGTGGTAACGCGCGAGAATGCGCTGGCTGTCTGGGAGAACAATCAGAACAATCTCGCCGGCGGGCTGTCGAGTCTTGGTTACTGGGCGAACGATGTCGGCAAGCTGAAACGAGCCGCTCAGATCTACCGCGACCTCGCCACGGTGCGAACGATCGCCCGCGATCCCGATCTCTGGATCACCAACCAGACCAGTCTCGCGCAGACGCTGAGCATGATCGCGGCCCGCGAGCCTTCGGCTGAATTGTACGAGGAGGCGATTGTCGTCAACCGGGCGCTTGCCGAGCAGCTCGGTCGCGACCGCGATCCCGAACGTTGGGCCAATGCGCGCAACGAGATGGGCTATGCCTTGACCATGGCCGGCCGCGCCGAAAACAATGTCGCGCATTTCGAGGAGGCGGTGTTGGTCCTGCGCGAGGCGATCGTGGTGCAAAAGAAGATCAATTCGGTGCCGGCTGTCGCCTTCACGCAGGACAGCCTGTGCGACGTGCTGGCCGATCTGGGCGCCGCCCACAAGGACAAGGCGATGGCACAGGAAGCGATCGCCGCATGCCAGGACGCGCTCGTTGTCTTCCGCGAGCGTAAGATGGACGATCTCGCCGCCGGTTCCGAAAAGAACCTCGCCGAGGCACAGGCGTTGCTGGCCGAGTTGCATTAA
- a CDS encoding recombinase family protein — translation MQIGYARTSTEEQVAGLEAQVRDLQAAGCEEVYSEQVSALGDRKELERALGFLRKGDTLVITKIDRLARNTRTLGEIVDDLHERGIGLKVLQFGKETLDTTGAYGRLMLNMFAAFAEFERDLMRERQKEGIAKAKGEQKYKGRKPTARAKAGEAVTLFREGKSVSEVAKAVGIGRGSVYRALEAAGLKEVAPPQQ, via the coding sequence ATGCAGATCGGTTACGCGAGAACGTCAACAGAAGAACAGGTTGCAGGTCTGGAGGCGCAAGTACGTGATCTCCAGGCTGCCGGTTGCGAGGAGGTCTACTCGGAGCAGGTGTCGGCGCTCGGCGATAGGAAGGAGCTGGAGCGCGCCCTCGGGTTCCTGCGCAAGGGCGACACGCTGGTCATCACCAAGATCGACCGGCTGGCACGCAACACTCGCACGCTTGGGGAAATCGTCGATGACCTCCACGAGCGCGGCATTGGGCTGAAGGTGCTGCAATTCGGCAAGGAGACGCTCGACACGACTGGAGCATACGGACGGCTGATGCTGAACATGTTCGCGGCCTTCGCCGAGTTCGAGCGCGACCTGATGAGGGAGCGGCAGAAAGAAGGTATCGCCAAGGCCAAGGGGGAGCAGAAGTACAAGGGTCGCAAGCCGACGGCACGGGCAAAGGCCGGGGAGGCCGTAACGCTATTCCGCGAGGGGAAGAGCGTGTCCGAGGTCGCGAAGGCCGTCGGCATCGGACGTGGCTCGGTCTATCGCGCGCTTGAGGCTGCGGGCCTGAAGGAGGTTGCTCCTCCTCAGCAATGA